One region of Silene latifolia isolate original U9 population unplaced genomic scaffold, ASM4854445v1 scaffold_57, whole genome shotgun sequence genomic DNA includes:
- the LOC141639785 gene encoding uncharacterized protein LOC141639785, translated as MNKITSICRNYLWSGSSDYKKVPNISWSTCCLPKDEGGLGIKEAKVWNKALLGKYVWWLAKKKDHLWVKWVSNIYMKGIAWTDYKALVDCSWSWKKLTHIMDTLKQAYTNNNWLNTTAEYTVYAGYDWLRVKEPAIDWNYVCWNPLNIPKCTFIFWEFMHHKLPTKDRLIRMGLTIDQTCDICASQPETMIHVFYECEYGKLCTRLLQQALHCKFRLQDLNLWYSKGRGATKLERKYIGACHVALVYWLWRMRNEARMEACIRRPEHLVSKILSDVKTRFLKVNVSMLLAKDRSWFQSL; from the coding sequence ATGAATAAAATTACCTCTATTTGTAGGAATTACCTATGGAGTGGTTCTTCTGATTATAAGAAGGTGCCTAACATCAGTTGGTCTACTTGTTGTTTGCCCAAAGATGAAGGTGGCCTGGGAATTAAAGAGGCAAAAGTTTGGAACAAAGCTCTGTTAGGAAAATATGTGTGGTGGCTTGCTAAAAAAAAGGACCATCTTTGGGTCAAATGGGTGAGTAATATTTATATGAAAGGGATAGCTTGGACTGACTATAAGGCCCTTGTGGATTGTAGCTGGTCCTGGAAAAAGCTCACTCACATAATGGACACGCTCAAGCAAGCCTACACCAACAACAATTGGCTCAATACAACTGCTGAGTACACTGTTTATGCAGGATATGATTGGTTGCGAGTTAAGGAACCTGCTATTGATTGGAACTACGTCTGTTGGAACCCTCTGAATATCCCCAAATGCACTTTTATTTTCTGGGAATTCATGCATCATAAACTTCCTACGAAAGATAGATTGATTAGAATGGGGCTTACTATTGATCAAACTTGTGATATTTGTGCCAGCCAACCCGAGACTATGATTCATGTCTTTTATGAGTGTGAATATGGGAAGCTATGCACCAGATTATTACAGCAAGCCCTGCACTGTAAGTTTCGTCTTCAAGATTTGAATTTGTGGTACTCTAAGGGTAGAGGTGCTACTAAGCTGGAGAGGAAATACATTGGGGCCTGTCATGTTGCCCTTGTGTACTGGTTATGGAGAATGAGAAATGAAGCGAGAATGGAAGCCTGCATTAGAAGACCTGAGCATCTTGTGAGCAAGATACTTAGTGATGTTAAGACTAGGTTTCTAAAAGTGAATGTATCGATGTTGTTAGCTAAAGATAGAAGTTGGTTTCAGTCTCTTTAG